GAAGGGTGAAGAGATACTGAAGAATGTGTTGTCACAGATCGAAACGTGCAGCAAGAACCGTAACGTAGAGTTCAGGTTTGAACGTGAGAAGGTCAAGTGATAAGGATGTTCAAACTCAGGTACTGTAAGGTCGGTCACCATTACACGTTGAAAGAGTTCTGCCACGGTGAACGAACAGTCAACCCCCATCCCCCGCGGTTCAACCCGAACGACCCTTACGGCAAGTACAGGAGGATGATGCTCCATGAAAACTACATTGAAAGAGATAAAGAGAAGAAAGATGAATAACCCTATCCTTATAGAAGGGTTACCTGGGATAGGGTTTGTGGGTAAACTGGTTGCAGAACTTCTTGTTGAGGAACTGAAAGCGGAGAAGGTTGCAGAGATATATTCGCCGCATTTCCCCCATCATGTGATAATGAGTAAAACGGGAGTCGTCAGAATCATGAAGAACGAGTTGTACCATGTGAAACGAAGAAAACACGACCTACTTATACTTGTCGGCGAAGCGCAACCCGTCGATACGGTAGGTCAGTACGAGGTCAACGAATTGATCATAGATTATCTTAAGAAGAAGGGCGGCAAACTCGTTGTTACCATCGGCGGGTACGGTACGGGCGTGATCACGCATGACCCGAGAGTGTTCGGAGCCGCTACAGAACCGGAACTCGTTCAGGAATACAGCGAGTACGGGATAGAGTTCGGTAAAACAAAGGGACCGATAATAGGTGCCGCGGGTCTGCTTCTGGCAATCGCCAAGATGAAAGGGTTGAAAGGGTTATGTCTGATGGGTGAAACGCACGGCGGGTACGTCGATGCCAAGGCAGCGAAAAAGGTGTTGGGAGTGTTATCGCGGATCCTTAAGATAACCGTTGCTACGGACAAACTGGATAAGAAGGCAGCCGAGAACGAGAAGATGTTGGCACAGATAGAACGCGCAGCACAGGAAGAGACACCTGAGACGGGCGAATCGGGTCTGTCGTACATCAGATAAAGGTTTATAAAATTTGTGACTGATTTTTAATACGGTGATGGGTATGAAAGGTCAGATCTCTGCCGAAATGCTTATTATTCTGGCGATAGTGATAGCAGTAGCGGTAGTGCTCGCTTCACAACTCCTCAAATCCACAAAGACGATGTCCGCAAGCATAAACGAGAGCACCAGCACGATAAAAAGTCAGACAGAGGCGCTCAA
The sequence above is a segment of the Candidatus Micrarchaeota archaeon genome. Coding sequences within it:
- a CDS encoding nucleolar RNA-binding Nop10p family protein encodes the protein MFKLRYCKVGHHYTLKEFCHGERTVNPHPPRFNPNDPYGKYRRMMLHENYIERDKEKKDE
- a CDS encoding class III signal peptide-containing protein — encoded protein: MGMKGQISAEMLIILAIVIAVAVVLASQLLKSTKTMSASINESTSTIKSQTEAL
- a CDS encoding proteasome assembly chaperone family protein, whose translation is MKTTLKEIKRRKMNNPILIEGLPGIGFVGKLVAELLVEELKAEKVAEIYSPHFPHHVIMSKTGVVRIMKNELYHVKRRKHDLLILVGEAQPVDTVGQYEVNELIIDYLKKKGGKLVVTIGGYGTGVITHDPRVFGAATEPELVQEYSEYGIEFGKTKGPIIGAAGLLLAIAKMKGLKGLCLMGETHGGYVDAKAAKKVLGVLSRILKITVATDKLDKKAAENEKMLAQIERAAQEETPETGESGLSYIR